One window from the genome of Echinicola vietnamensis DSM 17526 encodes:
- a CDS encoding long-chain-fatty-acid--CoA ligase, with amino-acid sequence MKDFPWFKFYPKSVPQEVDVEAYSSVVGLFEESVQKYGEAVAYECMGKKISFHEVDRLSKDFASYLQNELKLKKGDRIAIQMPNLLQYPVAMFGALRAGLIVVNTNPLYTPHEMEHQFKDADISAVVIVANFASNLEEILPRLDVKHIILTEIGDMLGGLKGGIVNLVVKYIKKMVPAYNLPNAVKFNDALDIGSHLDLQPVTLDLNDTAYLQYTGGTTGVSKGAALTHGNIIANMQQISAWMRPKLKEGEELVITALPMYHIFALTVNCLAMLKIGAHNLLITNPRDMKAFCKDLRKHKFSVITGVNTLFNGLLNQESFRNLDFSYLKISVGGGMAVQKYVAEKWNAVTGTPLAEGYGLTETSPVACCNPIDGTERIGTIGLPLPNTEVKIIDDEGNELPNGEKGELCIKGPQVMKGYWNKPKETNDVMLGEWLKTGDIGIITNDGFIKIVDRKKEMILVSGFNVYPNEVEDAIATHDKVMEVGVIGMPDEHSTEKVIAYVVANDPSVTASEIIKHCRESLTNYKVPREVYFVDELPKSNVGKILRRIIKEDHIKKSA; translated from the coding sequence ATGAAAGATTTTCCTTGGTTTAAGTTTTATCCTAAATCAGTTCCTCAAGAAGTAGATGTAGAAGCCTACTCCAGTGTGGTGGGACTATTTGAAGAAAGCGTGCAGAAATATGGAGAAGCCGTCGCGTATGAATGCATGGGCAAAAAAATCAGTTTCCATGAAGTCGACCGGCTATCCAAGGACTTTGCATCCTACCTTCAAAACGAACTCAAACTCAAAAAGGGAGATCGAATTGCGATCCAGATGCCCAATTTGCTGCAATACCCCGTAGCCATGTTTGGTGCGTTGCGGGCGGGCTTGATAGTGGTAAACACCAATCCGCTGTATACGCCTCATGAAATGGAGCATCAATTTAAGGACGCGGATATTTCAGCAGTTGTCATCGTCGCCAACTTTGCCAGCAACTTGGAAGAAATACTGCCCAGACTAGACGTAAAGCACATTATCCTCACCGAAATCGGCGACATGCTGGGAGGACTCAAGGGAGGCATTGTAAACTTGGTGGTCAAATACATCAAAAAGATGGTCCCCGCTTATAATTTGCCGAATGCCGTTAAATTTAACGATGCTCTTGACATCGGCAGTCACCTTGACCTACAACCGGTGACACTTGACTTAAACGATACGGCTTACCTGCAGTACACCGGCGGCACAACAGGTGTCTCCAAAGGAGCTGCGCTTACCCATGGAAACATCATTGCCAACATGCAGCAAATTTCAGCTTGGATGAGGCCCAAGCTGAAAGAAGGAGAGGAACTGGTCATCACTGCCCTCCCCATGTACCATATTTTTGCCTTGACGGTAAACTGCCTGGCCATGCTGAAGATCGGTGCTCACAACCTCCTGATCACCAACCCCCGGGACATGAAAGCGTTTTGTAAAGACCTTCGCAAACATAAATTCAGTGTCATCACAGGGGTAAACACCCTGTTTAACGGTCTCTTAAACCAAGAATCATTCAGAAACCTGGATTTTAGTTACCTGAAAATCTCTGTTGGCGGTGGGATGGCTGTCCAAAAATATGTGGCTGAAAAATGGAACGCGGTCACGGGAACCCCTTTGGCCGAAGGCTATGGGCTCACCGAAACCTCCCCCGTGGCTTGCTGCAATCCCATCGATGGCACTGAGCGGATCGGCACCATCGGTCTGCCCCTGCCCAATACCGAAGTGAAAATCATCGATGATGAAGGAAACGAACTGCCCAATGGGGAAAAAGGCGAACTGTGTATCAAAGGACCTCAAGTCATGAAAGGCTACTGGAACAAGCCTAAAGAAACCAATGACGTGATGCTCGGAGAATGGCTCAAGACGGGAGATATTGGCATCATCACCAACGATGGATTTATCAAAATCGTCGACCGCAAAAAAGAAATGATTTTGGTATCCGGGTTCAACGTGTACCCTAATGAGGTGGAAGACGCTATCGCCACCCATGATAAGGTCATGGAAGTGGGGGTTATCGGCATGCCGGACGAACATTCCACCGAAAAAGTCATTGCCTATGTGGTGGCCAATGATCCTTCAGTCACCGCTTCAGAAATCATCAAACACTGTAGGGAAAGCCTTACCAATTACAAAGTCCCCAGAGAGGTTTACTTTGTGGATGAACTGCCCAAATCAAATGTGGGCAAGATTTTGAGAAGGATCATTAAGGAAGATCACATAAAAAAATCAGCATAA